CGCTCCCCAGCCCGCCGCCCCGGCATCGGCCCCGCAGCCTGCCCTCCAGCCGCAGCTGGCCAAGCCGCTCTTCACCCTCGCCGGGGCACCGCACGGCCAGCACATTATGACCCTGAAGGTCACCCCGGAAGACCTGGGACCGCTGACCGTGCGCGCCCACATCGACGGAACCGGAGTACGGATCGAACTGTTCGCCCCGGGAGATTCCGGCCGGGAAGCGCTGCGGGCGATCCTCCCGGAGCTGCGCAAGGAACTTGCGGACTCCGGGTTTGGTGCAAGCCTGGACCTTTCGGACCAGAACGGACCCCCCGGTCAGGGACAGGAGCCCTGGCAGGACGCCGGCCAGGACCCGGGCCGGAACGGTTTCGGAACCGGTTCGGGCGGCAACGGCCCCGGCCGCGGCGGCCTCCACGGAGACCCGCGTCCGGGTCACCGCTGGGACGCCCTGGCCGATGAATCCGCGCTGCGCACCGCCAGGATCTTGAATGGCCCCCAGACCACCCTCGACATTCTCGTCTGACACAAAGGAACGCGACATATGACGATTCAACCGATCGCATCACAGCCGATCGCTCCCCAGCCGGTCACGCCGCAGCTTGTCGGGGGCACCGCCTCCGCGCCGGCGTCGGCCGTACGCTCGCCCGTTCAGAGCATGGACGCCAATGTGTTCATGACGCTGTTGGTGGCGCAGATGAAAAACCAGAACCCCAGCGCTCCGATGGACACCAACCAGATGATGAGCCAGACCATCCAGCTCTCCATGATGGAAAAGACCACCGAGATGACCACCAACAGCAAGGAGGCGTTCTCCCTCCAGATGCGGTCGGCCGCCGCGCAACTGGTGGGCCACAACGTCGACTACACGCTCAGCGACGGCACCACCGGCAGCGGACTCGCCTCTTCGGTGACTTTTGCCGGCGCAGTTCCGGCCGTCAAGGTCGGTACCCTTTCCATCCCGCTCGACTCGATTTCCGGCATTACGG
The nucleotide sequence above comes from Arthrobacter sp. KBS0702. Encoded proteins:
- a CDS encoding flagellar hook assembly protein FlgD — its product is MTIQPIASQPIAPQPVTPQLVGGTASAPASAVRSPVQSMDANVFMTLLVAQMKNQNPSAPMDTNQMMSQTIQLSMMEKTTEMTTNSKEAFSLQMRSAAAQLVGHNVDYTLSDGTTGSGLASSVTFAGAVPAVKVGTLSIPLDSISGITAPAAS